A genomic segment from Candidatus Brocadia sinica JPN1 encodes:
- a CDS encoding glycosyltransferase family 2 protein, translating to MDKKGRHHIVIIEGYEGYCEFLSDETEERISMRGLGLPVEEISEYLDCRITILCWSEWYHYETGKTWVPTPATRPVLQPNFDTVPDPFRSERVKRIPIPARDPEYWLPFDEKGLSPRSHGLINDGGLLSFVSYCLNKELQVLYKKDPFQVIILPMWGGLGYVSQMAKATKVPDTVDVPFVVAVTDKSVNRQMANQEGIWIRHAIIRRQMEDVSLALADLVLVFGPRGNKIAIDGRLPESSPPVFAPRFIDKQILDAISHASAAYTTDTRKYPGFFLYEPQQASSGVLTALDAVTLLTNKGVSFKDPVISAGPSMVFAPMKPRDFVDYWSSRGFVKDLVREQQWEWRREYPQHPYQIFPVRLYPSFFDHLPNVWHELAKGSFVLLSPAAAEGLAPGENLPEEILIRGDPTPENVADFMGKIMVTDVEKLDQIRRELCKRIISAHCGNTRQCLITKTTAALEQLLHSPHQSQNLSRVALMFLDRRISLRAHAEADKPPLLPEPKPHTRKGTLTVVVTCYEMGSLIKDAITSVWASERQPDEVLLINDGSHGKETHSYIRELQKEASLKGLPLTVIHKQNQGLAAARNTGLEAANGEFISFLDGDDMIEPPFYRIALQILDKYPRLGGVAAWAFIFGNDIPDGFWNAPQTELPFLFIENSVIVPCLTRTELLQGLGSYDTRQRYNYEDWELGVRMLASGWPIITIPMHLTRYRVRRDSLYRSMTSVQNQVMRELMLNTHRETVSKFTVEIAMQLENQLKQYVYTEQTLSAPYNNSNHTLPLLKIFLRKTGRIITHLLTN from the coding sequence ATGGACAAAAAAGGCAGACATCATATTGTTATTATAGAAGGGTATGAGGGGTACTGTGAATTTCTTTCAGATGAGACAGAAGAAAGAATATCCATGAGAGGATTAGGTCTTCCGGTTGAAGAAATCTCCGAGTATCTTGACTGCCGAATCACTATTCTTTGCTGGAGTGAGTGGTACCATTACGAAACAGGGAAAACCTGGGTACCGACTCCGGCAACACGTCCAGTATTACAACCAAACTTTGACACTGTGCCGGATCCTTTCAGATCAGAAAGGGTCAAACGGATTCCAATTCCTGCGAGGGACCCTGAATATTGGCTTCCGTTCGATGAAAAAGGCTTAAGCCCACGTTCTCACGGATTAATCAATGATGGGGGGCTATTATCTTTTGTTTCTTATTGTCTGAATAAAGAACTTCAGGTACTTTACAAAAAAGACCCATTTCAGGTTATTATCCTGCCAATGTGGGGCGGTCTCGGATATGTCTCACAGATGGCAAAGGCAACCAAGGTTCCCGATACGGTAGATGTGCCTTTCGTAGTTGCAGTTACCGATAAATCCGTTAACCGACAGATGGCTAATCAGGAAGGCATATGGATCCGCCATGCAATCATCCGGCGACAGATGGAAGATGTGTCATTGGCTTTAGCAGATCTTGTGCTAGTTTTTGGACCCAGAGGAAATAAGATAGCCATTGACGGCAGATTGCCCGAATCTTCACCCCCTGTTTTTGCACCACGTTTTATTGATAAACAAATACTTGATGCAATCTCTCATGCGTCTGCAGCATACACCACCGATACCCGCAAATATCCTGGATTTTTTCTCTACGAACCTCAGCAAGCCTCTTCGGGAGTACTAACGGCGCTTGACGCAGTTACTCTTTTAACAAACAAAGGAGTGTCATTTAAAGATCCGGTAATCAGTGCAGGACCGTCCATGGTCTTTGCCCCTATGAAACCCAGAGATTTTGTTGACTATTGGTCATCCCGAGGATTTGTAAAGGATCTGGTACGGGAACAACAATGGGAATGGAGAAGAGAATATCCACAACATCCATATCAAATCTTTCCTGTGCGTCTCTACCCAAGTTTTTTTGATCATCTCCCAAATGTCTGGCATGAACTTGCCAAAGGGTCCTTTGTGTTACTCTCTCCAGCGGCTGCAGAAGGATTGGCGCCGGGAGAAAACCTTCCTGAAGAGATTTTAATTCGTGGAGATCCTACTCCTGAGAATGTGGCAGATTTCATGGGGAAAATCATGGTAACCGATGTTGAAAAACTTGATCAGATAAGACGGGAACTGTGTAAGCGTATTATCAGCGCGCACTGTGGAAATACGCGGCAATGCCTGATCACAAAAACTACTGCAGCCTTAGAACAACTTCTTCATTCTCCCCATCAATCACAGAATCTGTCACGGGTAGCTCTTATGTTCCTTGATCGCCGCATTTCTCTCCGTGCACATGCAGAGGCGGATAAACCACCTTTATTACCGGAGCCCAAACCTCATACCAGGAAGGGAACACTAACGGTTGTCGTAACCTGTTATGAAATGGGGTCTTTGATAAAGGATGCCATTACAAGTGTTTGGGCATCTGAACGTCAGCCTGATGAGGTTCTTCTGATTAACGACGGGTCACACGGAAAAGAAACCCACTCGTATATAAGGGAACTTCAAAAAGAGGCATCTTTAAAAGGTCTTCCCCTTACAGTTATTCACAAGCAAAACCAGGGACTGGCAGCGGCAAGAAATACTGGACTTGAAGCAGCAAACGGAGAATTTATTTCCTTCCTTGACGGAGACGATATGATTGAGCCTCCTTTTTACAGGATTGCCCTTCAGATACTCGATAAATATCCACGTTTAGGTGGTGTTGCCGCCTGGGCCTTTATTTTTGGGAATGATATCCCTGATGGCTTCTGGAACGCTCCGCAGACGGAACTGCCCTTTCTATTTATTGAGAACAGTGTGATCGTTCCCTGCCTGACACGCACAGAACTTTTGCAGGGCCTCGGTAGTTACGATACTCGCCAGCGTTATAACTATGAAGATTGGGAATTAGGCGTTCGAATGCTTGCATCAGGATGGCCCATTATAACAATTCCCATGCACCTTACAAGATACAGGGTTCGCAGGGATTCACTTTACCGAAGCATGACCTCTGTGCAGAATCAGGTTATGAGGGAACTTATGTTGAATACCCATCGTGAAACGGTATCCAAATTTACCGTTGAAATTGCCATGCAATTAGAAAATCAATTGAAACAATATGTTTATACTGAACAAACCCTATCTGCACCCTATAACAATTCAAACCATACTCTTCCTTTACTTAAAATATTTTTACGTAAAACAGGAAGGATTATTACACATTTATTGACAAATTAG